One Echeneis naucrates chromosome 4, fEcheNa1.1, whole genome shotgun sequence genomic window, tgctcctcctgctctctttctctcccaacTCCACCAAACGTTGACCCCcgtgtctccctctctctctctccctccctctcgcttgcttgcttgcttgcttgcttgctcgctcatcgggggatcttttgggtctttaaataaatttataaagagtttggtgtagacctgctctatgtgactttgtcatgatttggcactatataatGCTGATTCAGTGTCAGAGCCTTTTCACAagtaaatgatgaaaatgacaaaataaaaaaagctgccTACACCAAGTGTTactgtttttcctcctgcagacTGCAGTCCAGCCAGATGGACCAAAGATCACCGAGGAGATAAAGGAAACTCTGGACAACCTCACTAAAGATcaattgaaaatgtttcatttctacttagaaaaatatgaaatgtctAGAAAGAAACCTATTCCATGGGGCAAACTGCAAGACAAGGACACCATGGACACCACCACCTTAATGACGGGACACTACGGAGAAAACGGGGCTTTAAAAGCGGCTGTAGATGTTCTCAAAAAAATTAATCAGTGTGAACTTTCTGATCAGCTGGAAAAGAAATTTGGTAAAGACGTTTTCATACATGTATATGTACCATTTTTCTGATTCTCTTCTGAGATGTGCAATTagtttgtcacattttctgttGGGGGGGGGATTTTCCTTCATTAGCACAAACACATTATGCTCTCATTAGAGCAACACACGTGGATCAATACATTGCTGAATGTAGACCCCACCAAACGTGTTTATTTGACTAACATTTGCTCGGTAATACCGAGACCAGCTTTTAGAGAATGGCAATGTTTTTAATAGCCAAATTGTATACGGTGATGATTGAAGATTCAAAGGCACAGtaagaagagaaaacaatcaAGGAGCAGAAAAATCTATCAACAATCCAATCTGAAAATTGAATATTAATtagagatgtgtttttttttattattattattttacaggtCTGCTAACACAACAAGGTGGTTCAACAGACCTTTTGAAGAAAGAAGCAAACCAaggagaaaaactgaagaatttgTTAACTTGTGGTGGGAACTCACTCGACACATATGACAGATTTATAATTGTGGTAAACAAGAGCAGCCCAGAACAGGTTCAGGATCTCCAGTTTCTGTGTAATTTGAAGTTGTTCTGTGTGTTAGACTTTGATCCAAAATCTGTGGCTGAGGGAGGACTATGTCATTCCTACAGAGAGTCAAGGGTTGCCAATCTTCATACTCCCTCACAGTACCAAGGGCCGACTCACTCCGTGATTAAGAGCCTCAACCTCTATAAACAGACGAGCTGGGTCTTCTGTAATGGCAGACATGACCTTGATGATGAATCAAATAAGGAGTTGGACTATAAGAACTGGCTGAGGAAGTCTTGCAGAGATGTCGAGCAGTTGGTCTCATTCATTTGCAATCCTGAAGTTCTTCCCCACAGCAGGAATCTCATCATCTTCCTTCTGCTGTCAGCTGTGGACACGGAGAAAGAGCCGATCTTTGACACCTACAAGTCTTTCATAAAAAACACTGACGAGAAAAATATCATCACTATTTGTGAATCTCAGAGCTCTTACAAGAAATGGAGGGAGTTgataaaagaaaagtgtgacTTTGACATTGACCATCTATCCATAAATGAGCTAACCCTGAGTGAGATCAACGGTACTGTAATGGCATTGGGCCCGTTAAATCGCTCATCTGCAAGACTGCTTCCCTCTTCTGGGTCCAGCGCTATCGTCCTCAAACAGAAGGACGAGGACTTTATGACTGCTCTGGACATTCTGTGTCTGAATCAGTGTGAAAACATCCATGAAGAAAACAGTCCCGAGTTTCATGACTTCAGGATCAAAACTGAAGAGGAATTCTACAGAGGAGGCAAAGTCAGATGGTGGAACTTCTACTTctgtgacaaagacaaagagacgACATTTGTCAAGAGggacaaatatgaaaatgtcaaGACAATGATCAGAAATGAGTTGAGAAATTCAAACAGGGTTGCTCTGCTCAATCTCTTCCATGATCCAGGATGTGGAGGTACCACTTTGGCAATGCATGTGATGTGGGATCTCCGTAAAGAGCTTCGATGTGCAGTTTTGAAGGACAACGCCCTGCCAAAGGAAGAAGTCGCCATTCAGGTCAGAAGGTTCATGACCCTTGAAAGTGAGAACACATCTCCAGTTCTGCTGCTGGTTGATGATTCAAAAGAAACGGAGAATGCTTATGAGCTTGTGAACTGGATACATAAATCTGCAGTAGATGACAGCTTAAGCATAAATATGGATGACGCAAAAAATTGCAAAGTCATTGTCCTCAACTGTGTTCGGTCCAACAACCCACGGGAGCAATACAGACAGCACAGTCCAACACAAAGTCAATTTATCACTGCTTCGCTCACCCAAAAAGAACAGAATGAGTTTGAAAAGAAACTTAAAGAACTCCAAGAAACTCACGACAAACCTGAAAACTTTTACAGCTTCATGATCATGAAGAGCAATTTCAACGAACAGTACATTAAAGATCTTGTGTGCAATAAACTGGAGAAGTTTGATTTCAGTACGAAGGAGGCCCAACTATTTGCCTTTTTGGCCTTACTGAACACGTATGTGGCAGAGTCTGaaatctcgctctctctctccgaGGACTTCTTTGggatgaaaatgtttcactggAAAGAGGACAGTGTACTAGACAGGATGAAGCCATATTCACACTTTCTTATCATAGACACAGTGGAAGAATGGGGTGGATACAAAGGAATCCGAATTCTTCATCACTCCATTGCATCAGCCTGTCTGGAGGAGTTAGAGAAGAGCTACTATCTAAAAAGAAGCAACATTGTGAAGGAGATTCTTCACTGTGATCTGTTCTTCAGTGCTGGAGTCGTCAAACACAGATTTGTAGACTCTGTCCAACAAATGTTGATCAAAAGGGAACGTAGAAAAGACGGAGATGACAGGGAACAATTTTCTCCTCTCATTAACAAAATCCACAGCCAGGAAGGGCGACAAACCATCCAGGAAATCTTTGCAAAAGCGTCATCCAGGTTTGTGACAAGCGTATCACTTCCTCAGGCCCTGGCAAGATATCTGTACATCAATGAGCGTGACTTCCCAGAGGCTCTGAGTTGGGCTGAAAAGGCCAAGAACATTAAAGAAAATCCTTACACATTAGACACCATTGGGCAAGTCcacaaaagcaatttaaaaTCCAACCTTCACAGAGAAAAGCAAGAGACATCCCCCAATCCAGAAAACCTGgacacaaatattaaaatagcaGAAAATGCCATCAGAGCCTTTAAAAGGGCTCAGGAACTggcaaacacagaggaagaacctgaggaggaggcaggagatgATGAATCCGAGGACTATCCTAGGAAGTCATATAACGTGTATGGCTACGTGGGGGTGCTGGAAATTGCTTTCCTGGTCTTTGAGATGTTGAGCAGACTGCCGTTCTTTGAGGAGAGTGATCCTGCAAAGAAGAAGTACTTGCAGAGTTTTCTGCAGAGCATGATTCCAATCACCAGCGTCTACAGGACACGCACTGCGCTCAACAACACGTACGAGGACATCATCAAAGAACATGAACAGTTCCTCCTCAACCTCAAGACAGAAGTCAAAGAAACCTTTGATCTTCTTGATTGTTATTTCACATATATCAAAGGCATCAACTCAGAATTTGACTCGAGGAATCGCTGGACTATctgtggacattttaaaaagtatgtCACCCTTTTCTGCACCACACCAGAGGAAGTAAAACAAGAACGACAGAGGAATCCTAATCTCAATCTGAAAATCAATATTGAGGAACGAAGACTATTTCTTGTAGAGAGACAAGCGGATACATTTGCTGGGATTCTTCAGTATCTGGACAAAGATGCGAAGGAAATCGAGAGGATCACAGAATGCTATGCATtcttgcaacaacaacaatgtgataacaagaaacaaaagacGAAGGAAACAATCAATTACATGATGTCGAGCATCATTCTGTACCTTTTGAAACCAAAATCTAAGCATGTGAAGAATTGCAGGAACCTCTTAGAGCTCCTTTTGCAAACTCTGCAGAATGTGGGACTTGCGTATCCCTTCCCAGACCCATACTACCTGgctcttctgctcctctggCCAAGTCCTTCTCAGATAAACCCAGAAATTGGGACATACGTGAAGGCAATTCGAAACTCATCTCGCAAGTTCCTGACTCCATTGTTCAGAAACAGAGGTACCGTTGCCCACCTCTACttagggaaagaaaagggaCTCAAGAGACTTGTGTCTAAACCCCAACTGGATGAGAATTTCAAAAAGTTACATCGTGACACCTTGGCAAAACTTTGGCGGAACGGAGATATATTTAAAGACACGGCAATCATCAGCCGCCTTCATCGAGTCACTGGAACCATTGAGCAAGGAGAGGTGTTTGCCAACTATGACAAACTGAAAATCCTCGTGCGTCCAGCTCGTGTAGCTGCTATAAGAACCGGTTTCAGCACTGAAAAAGTTTCTTTCTACCTTGGCTTTGCTATTAACGGACCCCTTGCTTATGATATTCAGTATGAAAACTGAGGCAGCCACTGATTCTCTGTGAGGAATGTTCAAAGACGCTTGATACAAGTGAAACAATCCTGAAGCACAAGCTGGAAGTGTATGTTTATACCTGTTCATTTGATATTAATATAACTTTTTTATATACTTaactataaaatgtaaatgcaatcttttttctattgtttttgttgtgatgaaCTTTTATCTACTcatttgcaaaaacaaatgtaactgTAAAAATAAGGATTCACACCTTTACTTGCAGATCAGGAGGTCTAACATTCCAGTAAGAGCTGCACTGATCtagcaatgatttttttatcCATCTTGTTTgttatgcattttaattttactgttttctgaacaagcacaaatacatttattgtgACAGCTGTAGCTTAAACATGAGAGAATAAAATGTAAGATGGATGGCATTAATTTCAATTCTCGAGCACAGCTCTGATATacataaatgtttttcctccatttacATAGGAGAAACAGTTGTGATTATTGTCCAGTTACGGTTATTGAATAAAGGAGAGCACAGAGAATAAAAGTGGAACTACTCTTGTGTGAGAAATGTTATTGATTAATGTGAACATCATCTTATGGTAAAAGATGTGGAAGTAGTAAATGTTTTACTGCTCTAAATCTGTGCTATGATGTCGTAGTACATGTGGAATAAATGTTGTatcttttgtatttatttagtgtAATTTCATCTTTTCTCAGGGCTAAGGCTTAAAAGTGGGAATGAGTTTTTGAGTTTAAAGGGGTCTTTATCGACACAGATCATCCTCCTGTGTTGTTCAGGGGATTTATGGGCATAGCAACAACTAAATTCACTCCGCAGTTAGTTCATCTAAACAGCAGCCAAAACACAGTAAACTTGAAATCCTACTAACTTGATTCACATCCGTTTAGAGTATTAGCTTCATTATATAGACACATTGCAATGAATAAACTCCACAATCTGACAAATTGAGACATTTAAGAATTTCAATACGTCAGTTTTCAGCTTTAAGAAAAACTATTTCTCAGCAATTATCCAAGTAACAAGTTTCCTTATACAGTCTTTAAAATATAGACATATTTGCATATTGAGTGTAATATGGCCACTTAAAGAAGCCATGAGGTAACTGTGGTTAGCGCCAAGAAAAGGATGTTTCCATGTTGCTATTTTAGTCTTAATTTCTTAAAGAGGCATATATGGACAAGCTCTCTaactcatcttctactgttgTGTCCACTGTCACAGgtgcagccaatcccagctcactctgggtgaggacggtgtcaccctggacaggtcaccagtccatcacagggccaacacacagagacagacagagaccaacaaccactcacactcacactcagacctacagacaatttagagtcaccagttaacccaaacatgatgtctttgtatggtgggaggaaacccacacagggagaacatgcaaactccacacagaaaggacccaggccgggaaccgaacccacaacctttttatgGTGAGGCCACAGCTAACAGCTGAAATAACGGGAGCGCTTGCACATTGGAGGAAGTCTGATGCAGACC contains:
- the LOC115042617 gene encoding sterile alpha motif domain-containing protein 9-like; the encoded protein is MSSSTGKTHFKQWTKEDVHRWLTTEVKVQGTCADIFVEEDISGDSLDDFEKTDILELGIKHGPAVKIRSYLESLKNGSQHESEYPEYVKNWTKEQVSQWLVQHVNTYSKYVERLQEEDVSGDCLVCFKKQDLQDLDLKSGPAVKILAELRRLKGKPEPTLNPTVHTSTDRVQSPESIQPQRKETKLPSSCDKMKPKRDEPEKTQLLFGKTSAREEIQKPEQQKLDIKRKEAVVTAVQPDGPKITEEIKETLDNLTKDQLKMFHFYLEKYEMSRKKPIPWGKLQDKDTMDTTTLMTGHYGENGALKAAVDVLKKINQCELSDQLEKKFGLLTQQGGSTDLLKKEANQGEKLKNLLTCGGNSLDTYDRFIIVVNKSSPEQVQDLQFLCNLKLFCVLDFDPKSVAEGGLCHSYRESRVANLHTPSQYQGPTHSVIKSLNLYKQTSWVFCNGRHDLDDESNKELDYKNWLRKSCRDVEQLVSFICNPEVLPHSRNLIIFLLLSAVDTEKEPIFDTYKSFIKNTDEKNIITICESQSSYKKWRELIKEKCDFDIDHLSINELTLSEINGTVMALGPLNRSSARLLPSSGSSAIVLKQKDEDFMTALDILCLNQCENIHEENSPEFHDFRIKTEEEFYRGGKVRWWNFYFCDKDKETTFVKRDKYENVKTMIRNELRNSNRVALLNLFHDPGCGGTTLAMHVMWDLRKELRCAVLKDNALPKEEVAIQVRRFMTLESENTSPVLLLVDDSKETENAYELVNWIHKSAVDDSLSINMDDAKNCKVIVLNCVRSNNPREQYRQHSPTQSQFITASLTQKEQNEFEKKLKELQETHDKPENFYSFMIMKSNFNEQYIKDLVCNKLEKFDFSTKEAQLFAFLALLNTYVAESEISLSLSEDFFGMKMFHWKEDSVLDRMKPYSHFLIIDTVEEWGGYKGIRILHHSIASACLEELEKSYYLKRSNIVKEILHCDLFFSAGVVKHRFVDSVQQMLIKRERRKDGDDREQFSPLINKIHSQEGRQTIQEIFAKASSRFVTSVSLPQALARYLYINERDFPEALSWAEKAKNIKENPYTLDTIGQVHKSNLKSNLHREKQETSPNPENLDTNIKIAENAIRAFKRAQELANTEEEPEEEAGDDESEDYPRKSYNVYGYVGVLEIAFLVFEMLSRLPFFEESDPAKKKYLQSFLQSMIPITSVYRTRTALNNTYEDIIKEHEQFLLNLKTEVKETFDLLDCYFTYIKGINSEFDSRNRWTICGHFKKYVTLFCTTPEEVKQERQRNPNLNLKINIEERRLFLVERQADTFAGILQYLDKDAKEIERITECYAFLQQQQCDNKKQKTKETINYMMSSIILYLLKPKSKHVKNCRNLLELLLQTLQNVGLAYPFPDPYYLALLLLWPSPSQINPEIGTYVKAIRNSSRKFLTPLFRNRGTVAHLYLGKEKGLKRLVSKPQLDENFKKLHRDTLAKLWRNGDIFKDTAIISRLHRVTGTIEQGEVFANYDKLKILVRPARVAAIRTGFSTEKVSFYLGFAINGPLAYDIQYEN